The Prinia subflava isolate CZ2003 ecotype Zambia chromosome 15, Cam_Psub_1.2, whole genome shotgun sequence genome contains a region encoding:
- the MNS1 gene encoding LOW QUALITY PROTEIN: meiosis-specific nuclear structural protein 1 (The sequence of the model RefSeq protein was modified relative to this genomic sequence to represent the inferred CDS: deleted 1 base in 1 codon), producing the protein MRRGRSVFSTALDFFPDEKVRGRPLQGAATRCDRTAGGAAETGAPLSGGAPDWADLEEEQNGIRDSRNAFKSRLSPPRGDVTRSWSRPSGVTCQGRVTILANQRGRFPGSETAPWSPAAPRVSTATAGRMDSEEREWSRRAARMRAEMERERRLDEALRAAEENRKQRALQLEREQKLAAELARRDLEKMKDEKIRQQVRANSLELRELERKLKSAYMNKERAAQIAEKKAIYDEKMKWEDEVAQEMKEEYDRYLKEEMSAELRRNQEKKMYHQELDKQVEEQEKKKQDAYEEFLREKRMIDEIVKKIYEEDQMEKQRKLDKIRETQTYIEEFIKEQAVWRKRKQEEMEEENRKIMEFANMQRQREDDRMAKVRDSEEKKQRVQNMLAKTMEREEQRRKEQEQIRQDLYLEEQEAMERKKEMAEIEKRIRQRLDLRQTYEEHLALKAAAQQAMREEEEALRQQILAKLAEDDRVEQLNAQKRRMKQLEHKKAVEKILEDRRKQCIAEKERELQERELEKRRQESIRAIIEEERQKLLKEHAWKLLGYLPRGILKDENDINMLGEDFRLAYQQRRGNELSEES; encoded by the exons ATGAGGAGAGGCAGGTCTGTTTTCAGCACAGCGCTTGATTTCTTCCCAGATGAGAAGGTGCGAGGGAGGCCCCTCCAGGGAGCAGCGACTCGCTGTGACCgcacagctggaggagcagcagaaacaggtGCTCCCCTCTCAGGTGGGGCACCCGACTGGGCTGACCTTGAGGAGGAGCAGAACGGGAT TCGCGATtcaagaaatgcttttaaatcTCGGCTGAGTCCCCCTCGCGGTGACGTCACGAGATCCTGGTCCCGC CCCTCTGGGGTCACGTGTCAGGGCCGGGTCACCATCTTGGCCAATCAGCGAGGGAGATTTCCCGGAAGTGAAACCGCGCCCTGGAGCCCGGCGGCGCCGCGCGTTTCCACGGCAACGGCCGGCAGGATG GATTCCGAGGAGCGGGAATGGAGCAGGCGGGCGGCCCGGATGCGGGCCGAGATggagcgggagcggcggctGGATGAGGCGCTGCGGGCG GCAGAAGAGAACAGAAAGCAGAGAGCGCTGCAGCTGGAGCGAGAGCAAAAGCTGGCGGCTGAGCTGGCGAGGCGGGACcttgagaaaatgaaagatgagAAAATCAGGCAACAAGTCAGAGCAAACAG tCTTGAACTTCGAGAGCTAGAAAGAAAGCTGAAATCTGCTTATATGAATAAAGAACGAGCTGCACAGattgctgaaaaaaaagctATCTACGATGAGAAAATG AAATGGGAGGATGAAGTAGCCCAAGAGATGAAGGAAGAGTACGACAGGTACCTGAAAGAAGAAATGTCTGCAGAACTGAGGCGAAACCAGGAGAAGAAGATGTACCATCAAGAACTGGACAAGCAGGTTGAGGAAcaggagaagaagaagcaaGATGCTTATGAAGAGTTTCTAAGAGAGAAACGCATGATTGATGAAATTGTAAAAAAGATCTATGAAGAAGATCAGAT GGAAAAACAACGGAAGTTAGATAAAATACGAGAAACTCAGACATACATTGAAGAGTTTATAAAAGAACAAGCTGTttggaggaaaaggaaacaggaagagatggaagaagaaaataggaaaattatgGAATTTGCCAACATGCAACGACAAAGAGAAGATGATCGGATGGCCAAAGTTCGAGACAGTGAGGAGAAGAAACAGAGAGTTCAAAACATG CTTGCCAAGACCATGGAAAGAGAAGAACAGAGGCGTAAAGAACAGGAGCAAATCCGCCAAGATCTGTACCTGGAAGAACAAGAAGCcatggaaaggaagaaggagatG GCAGAAATTGAAAAGAGAATAAGGCAGCGCCTAGACTTAAGGCAAACATACGAAGAGCACTTAGCTCTCAAGGCAGCAGCACAACAAGCTAtgagagaagaggaggaggctcTGCGGCAGCAGATTTTGGCCAAGCTGGCCGAGGACGATCGCGTGGAGCAGCTGAACGCACAGAAACGGAGAATGAAACAGCTTGAACACAAAAAGGCCGTGGAAAAAATCCTGGAGGACCGCCGCAAACAGTGCATTGCAGAAAAA GAGCGTGAGCTTCAAGAAAGAGAGTTAGAGAAGAGGAGACAAGAAAGTATCCGTGCAATTATTGAAGAAGAGAGACAGAAACTCTTGAAAGAGCACGCATGGAAATTGCTGGGTTATCTTCCTCGA GGAATACTCAAAGATGAAAACGACATTAACATGCTTGGAGAAGATTTCAGGTTGGCTTACCAGCAGAGAAGAGGTAATGAACTTTCAGAAGAGAGCTGA